Part of the Lucilia cuprina isolate Lc7/37 chromosome 5, ASM2204524v1, whole genome shotgun sequence genome is shown below.
CTTTTTGagagcaacttttctttagaaaaagtttcctttttgaGAGcatcttttctttagaaaatcagcCTTTTTTAAagccacttttctatagaaaaagttatctTTTTGggaacaacttttctgtagaaaaagttgtctctttaagagtaacttttctatagaaaaagttgtcttattcagagcaacttttttatagaaaagtagtaTTTTAGAGAGAAACTTTGTTTAGAAAAGGTTGTCTTTTTGAGAGCAACTTTTgtgtagaaaaagttgtctctttaagagcaacttttatatagaaaaggtTGTCTTTTTGAGAgcaatttttctgtagaaaaagttctctttttgaaagcatattttctatagaaaagattgtCTCTTTgagagcaacttttttatagaaaaagttgactttttgagaacaacttttctatagaaaaagttgtcttattcagagcaacttttttatagaaaaagtagtcTTTAGAGagaaacttttctacagaaaatgttgtctttttgagaacaacttttctatagaaaaagttgtctttttgagagcaacttttctatagaaaaagttgtctttttgagagcaacttttctatagaaaaagttgtctttttgagagcaacttttctatagaaaaagttgtcttttaGAGAGAAacgtttctaaagaaaaagagaGCAACTATTgtgtagaaaaagttgtctttttcaaagcagcttttctatagaaaaggttgtcTCTTTGAAAGCaacttatttatagaaaaatgtggctttttggGAGCAACCTTTCTTTGAAAAATCTATCGctttaagagcaacttttttgttagaaaagctaaaagaaaaaaagatcaacttttctatagaaaagttgtctctttgagagcaacattttcataaaaaaattgcttcTTTAAGAGAAAATGTTCTCGTTTTGAGAGCAACTTTTGACTAGGATAAGTTTTCGTTTTGAGAGcaaattttcattagaaaaaattgtctttatgATGGCAACTTTTCCTTAGAACAGGTTGTCTTTATGAGAGCAAATTTCTCTgtggaaaaaatgtatttttaagaacaattttactatataaaaatttgtttcttagagtaaaacttttctttaggaaaagttGTATCTTtaagaacaacttttctataaaaaatttgtctcTTTGAGAGCAACATTactaaaggaaaattttgttattcataataaaatcaaaacaaattatgGAATATTTTATAACGACCTTTTTTGGGGGTTCAAATTAATTAAGTCAATAATACTAATTAAgatttgttaattgttttttttttttttcttttctttttccagACTGGCATATTATCTGGAATACCTCATATATTACGTATGGTTTTtgcttatatattttctttatatgcagattatttgttaaaaacaaataaaatgaaaagaacaacattaagaaaattcgctacatttatatgtaaatattttaacttaaattgtaAAAGTCTTGGAAACGTTTTACTAATATGTGACATTTTTAGGTGCCATTGTTATGGGTCTAGTAGTTTTGGCTTTAGCCTATTTAGGCCGTAATCCTATATATGCTGTAGTACTAATATCTTTAGCAACCATGTTTCAAGGTGCTGGTTCCTCAGGCCCCTTGTCCTCAATGATAGATATAGCACCCAACTATGCGGGTATTATTTGTGGTATCTGTGGCACTATAGGCAGTTTGCCGGGATTTATATCGGCTTATTTAGTGGGAGTTTTAACATTGGATAATGTAAGTAGAATTTGTTATCATTTTAATgattagaaatttaatttttattctgaAATTGCTCAATTTTTAGCAAACTTTTGAAGCCTGGACGAATGTATTTCTTATTTGTGCGTTCATGCTTATAGGCTGCGGTGTTCTATATGTTTTATTTGCTGATTCTTCGGTACAAAAATGGAATGATTATTCACAGTATCATGTATCAAAGGATTTGCAATTATTGGAAAAGAATGagatgttaaaagaaaaatgttgtggTACTTAAGCCAATTATAAAGAGGctgatttttatattatttttaagtatttattgttgtttatttaaaataaaaaatgcattaattacaaatttttacttGTTCCAACATTTTGTGCTCTTTAGAGGATAGtagaattatttaataaataataatataacctCGAACAATTTGATTCAAATCTTGGGAAAAATTACATACACAGACAGTGTCATTGTTGAGATCATAGAGCATGtgatatgtttaataaaaatatcagcaAAATTGTTCTACCTTTTATGTCTATATACTAGTTTTTCTAATTGCAAAtctaactttaattaaaatgaactaTTTTATGGCAATAACAACTGTCAGACAAATTAAATGATATTGGGCGTGACAATAAAACATGCAACATAAAatgcataaattattaaaataaatataaataaaaacaagtaaaagctgatcttaaaaagttgtttttctataacaacaaataaatcatatttaaacaaatattcataattttacactaaaaactttgaacattttcttatcaaggagattttttttatattgcatctaattctagttcagttctagtagaaTTCAAGTTGAGTTcaagttgagttctagttcaattctagttcagttctagttcagttctagttcagttctagttcagttctagttcagttctagttcagttctagttcagttctagttcagttctagttcagttctagttcagttctagttcagttctagttcagttctagttcagttctagttcagttctagttcagttctagttcagttctagttcagttctagttcagttctagttctgttctagatcagttctagttctgttctagttttatttcagttctagtactagttcagttctataaaataatcgtCTCTTTTAAGAttaacttaaaaattgttttttgggaGAAACTTTCATTGagggttaaaaattttctttgagagCAAAATTCCCATGGACGTCGTTTCATGGATTGTAACTTTACTAAAGTAAAGGTTGCGTCTAAATgcaggttttctatagaaaagtataacatttttatgggataaaaaaaataattttatggtcTCTATAtggtaacaaatttattttttgtgaaaacagtCTTTATTTACAAACTAAGAAGTATTAAAGTATCTACTCCCAAGGTAAGCGACCCAAAGGACAGGATTTCCAATCATGAGTTTCGTCATCTATtgaaaagaattattaaattaaataaaatttatataaataattataagaaaaataaatcaacCTGGCATTAAAGTCCATATTCCATATTTAACTTCAGCACCATCATCAATCTTATCTCCtgttacaatttcattttcctcATCCACTTCCATTTCTATATCattatctttattatttaatttctgtAATAGATCTGaaacagtaaaaattttattagaatcttTAGTTGATTTCTCGTTGACTTCCATTTCGGCATTTGTCTCAAATAGACAATCGATGAGTGTGGAAAATGTATTGATTTCCGTTTTATTTAATTCTGGTTCTATTAGTGGTAATAAACTaaagttgaaaaacaaattataaaatttagattttttttataaatttataaaatttaatgttttattacctTTTTAATATGGGTGCTGTGTATTCATTTACAGCTTCTAAACGATCTTCTATAAAGTTACGTTCAAATACCCAGACCCAGGGACGACGAAAATGATCACCAAATATTATGGTTCTTTTCATGTCGACACCACTGTAGATGAGTAATTCTCTGGTACCTTCTGAAATTTGTGTTAAATCGTTGTTGCTATGAGGTGCTTCTTTTATAGTGCTGTTctgaaatgtaaaatattataattatttagtctatagtctagtctgtctaaGGTTATTTATGAGTATTTGGTTTACTTACCGCATCCAATTCCGCTTTGTACATTTTCTTGCACTGACGAAAAGCATGAAAACCTTTCGCAATTTGAACAGCCCAATAACTGGCACCAGCTCGCATACTTGAATCAGCTATAGAATTTTCAGTGATTTCAATTAGTGATAAAAATAGTTCCTCCACAAAACCATAAACGGCCAACATACGAAACAGCGACTGAGTGACATTTATTAATGATATAAAGTCTTCATCGGATGTATGAGTTTCgtgtaatttaaagaaatagctcatttttaaaaaagcttccaCATAAATTTCCGACATGTCTTTTATAGCCAAATCACGTTTGACTAGAACACAAAGTTGTTGAACAATAACATCAAATGCATCTTGTaaggaatttaatttattttcagtgTAAAATTCTTTCAGGGAATTGAAACGTTTGCCGTGTAGATGACGTTTAAGAGTTTTTAGATTTGTTGCCCCTTTTAAATGACCTTCTAAAGCGGCATCATAGATTTGAAATAATTCAGAGATATTAATATCAAATTGGGTTTTATCTTTGCGTCTTATATGGGCTGCATCAGTGTCACACATGGTGTTGCGTTGTGCCGACCAATAGTAGTCGTGCAACCAGGAGATACAATATTCCGCAGTATTACGCAGCACCTGTAGAGGAGGCAATACTTGCCCATGAGCACAAATATGTCTTAAATCTACTACAAATGATTCTAATCCCAATTCTTTGGCCGTTTGATACATGGTGCGCATATTGTGTGACTGCATTATAGAGGACATGAAATTGAAGAATCTGGTAAAAGCATTAGCGTATAAAGTTTGTAACTCCTCGTTAGTGAATTTATTGTCAGCAATATCTTTAAGCTGAACCTCTATAATGACACTGGTAGCTAATACAGCAGCTGGACATAAAGTACTACGTCTCAAATTCCATACGCGTATTTGACTCAAAGCTTTTTCACGTGATTCTCGAGAATATTCTGAACCAAATAGCCAGTCATATACTTTATTAAATTCTGATctgaaaaattggtttaatGCACCTATGTTTTTTAATAGGAATTCTTTTCTACTTACACATTTTTCCAGGGACCCACTACAGTACGACGTTTAACACTTTCACATGATTTATTTTGATCACTGAAGTCTGTTGTGGTGACTTCTTCAAAGATATCATCTTCAGCATTATTGCTGTCTAAATACatcttattttttatgtttttttctattttttaatttaacaaaattgtaaacaaatttaacacGTGCTGCCGCTGCAATGTTAGTTTAGCGAATGTTCGATTATTAACAGACACTGTAAAtaatatgtaaacaataacagcTGTTGTCTAGAAAATGACAGCAGTTACTAACAATGTTACCAGATTACAATGTTCATAAACGCgttatatatatcttttaaagttcgacaattttaattataattacaaaataaattattaaaattcctcTTTGCTATTATCCCTTCTTAATAGGGTAATAGACTGATTGGAAAGACTAGTCTCTATGGTCTTGGACGCTTATCGAAATTAAGTATCTATTGTGTTTGTATTCTAAGGAGTATATTACAGACTAGAATTTAAGcaagactagtcaatagcaCAATCAACGAATAGGTTACCAatgaatagattatagactagacaataggctagactatacactagtctatagattaggctatagacgtCAGTAAGCTAAACAATATACTAGAGAGTAGGCTAGACTACTTACTAAACtacatactatactatagactagactatagactagaatatagactagactatagactagaatatagactagactatagactagactatagactagactataaactagactatagactagactatagactagactatagactagacatctACTACAAATGATTCTAATCCCAATTCTTTGGCCGTTTGATACATGGTGCGCATATTGTGTGACTGCATTATAGAGGACATGAAATTGAAGAATCTGGTAAAAGCATTAGCGTATAAAGTTTGTAACTCCTCGTTAGTGAATTTATTGTCAGCAATATCTTTAAGCTGAACCTCTATAATGACACTGGTAGCTAATACAGCAGCTGGACATAAAGTACTACGTCTCAAATTCCATACGCGTATTTGACTCAAAGCTTTTTCACGTGATTCTCGAGAATATTCTGAACCAAATAGCCAGTCATATACTTTATTAAATTCTGATctgaaaaattggtttaatGCACCTATGTTTTTTAATAGGAATTCTTTTCTACTTACACATTTTTCCAGGGACCCACTACAGTACGACGTTTAACACTTTCACATGATTTATTTTGATCACTGAAGTCTGTTGTGGTGACTTCTTCAAAGATATCATCTTCAGCATTATTGCTGTCTAAATACatcttattttttatgtttttttctattttttaatttaacaaaattgtaaacaaatttaacacGTGCTGCCGCTGCAATGTTAGTTTAGCGAATGTTCGATTATTAACAGACACTGTAAAtaatatgtaaacaataacagcTGTTGTCTAGAAAATGACAGCAGTTACTAACAATGTTACCAGATTACAATGTTCATAAACGCgttatatatatcttttaaagttcgacaattttaattataattacaaaataaattattaaaattcctcTTTGCTATTATCCCTTCTTAATAGGGTAATAGACTGATTGGAAAGACTAGTCTCTATGGTCTTGGACGCTTATCGAAATTAAGTATCTATTGTGTTTGTATTCTAAGGAGTATATTACAGACTAGAATTTAAGcaagactagtcaatagcaCAATCAACGAATAGGTTACCAatgaatagattatagactagacaataggctagactatacactagtctatagattaggctatagacgtCAGTAAGCTAAACAATATACTAGAGAGTAGGCTAGACTACTTACTAAACtacatactatactatagactagactatagactagaatatagactagactatagactagaatatagactagactatagactagactatagactagactataaactagactatagactagactatagactagactatagactagactatagactagactatagactagactatagactagactatagacaagactatagactagactagactatagacaagactatagactagactatagactagactatagactagactatagactagactatagactagactatagactagactatagactagactatagactagactatagactagactatagactagactatagactagactatagactagactatagactagactatagactagactatagactagactatagactagactatagactagactatagactagactatagactagactatagactagactatagactagactatagactagactatagactagactatagactagactatagactagactatagactagactatagactagactatagactagactatagactagactatagactagactatagactagactatagactagactatagactagactatagactagactatagactagactatagactagactatagactagactatagactagactatagactagactatagactagactatagactagactatagactagactatagactagactatagactagactatagactagactatagactagactatagactagactatagactagactatagactagactatagactagactatagactagactatagactagactatagactagactatagactagactatagactagactatagactagactatagactagactatagactagactatagactagactatagactagactatagactagactatagactagactatagactagactatagactagactatagactagactatagactagactatagactagactatagactagactatagactagactatagactagactatagactagactatagactagactatagactagactatagactagactatagactagactatagactagactatagactagactatagactagactatagactagactatagactagactatagactagactatagactagactatatagactagactatagactagactatagactagactatagactagactatagactagactatagactagactatagactagactatagactagactatagactagactatagactagactatagactagactatagactagactatagactagactatagactagactatagactagactatagactagactatagactagactatagactagactatagactagactatagactagactatagactagactatagactagactatagactagactatagactagactatagactagactatagactagactatagactagactatagactagactatagactagactatagactagactatagactggactatagactagactatagacttgactatagactagactatagactagactatagactagactatagactagactaaagactagactatagactagactgaagactagactatagactagactaaagactagactatagactagactaaagacttgactatagactagactaaagactagactatagactagactatagactagattatagagtagactatagactagactatagactagactatagactagattatagagtagactatagactagactatagactagattatagagtagactatagactagactatagactggactataaattagactatagactagactatagtctagactataaactagattatatacttcAAAGTCGATGCTCTTATTTTCGatattatcaaaatttaatCAAACATTTGAATTTTCACTTACCCCCTTTCTAATATCCAATTCTTTCTCCAATCACAGAAAATCTTCGTTTCTTAGAGTTTTGACTGTTAAACACTACCTCGCCGCTGTCCCACGATTCCTCCGATGTAGCAGCAAATAAATCATGATCGgctacaaaaggtatttttaacaCTTTGTCAATATTTTTCAACACATTGGGTTTaatgttcattattttattcaaaattttgtgcaaatatTCCAAATTTAAGTTAAGCATTAATGCTAATGCTTGCACATGATAATCATAGAGGCGATAGGAAACTTtatcaacatttaaaatatcttttatgtttttgttttcaaatagtttACAAAGCGATTCCGGTAAAGAAGGAGAACTTGAGGATGATTCTAGTAATTCGAACGCTGGGGTATCATCAGGTGTAATAACATTTAGTGGCTGGAATTGTTCATTTGACGAATGTGTTAGAACGGTTTCTGGTGGAAGTTGATATTTAAAATGTGATGGATAGTTGAGAggtaaaagagattttttggcAATAAATTCTTGTGTAGAATCGTCTGGAGTGGGAAGTATGTTTGCAGGTAGTGTTTTTTCGTACACATTGTGATTTGTTGctatatttgttttatcaaatgattttaaatagtttttgtttaaagttagaTTTTCGGCTACAGATTGTGTATTGGTTTCAAGCTGTTGAGTTTTTTCATTTGGTAACTTGTTGCTGCTTCGGGTAATGCATGTGTTTTGTgagatattaattttatttatcttattAGAAGATTTTTGGGCGGTTACGTATGTTTGGAAATTGTTCGTTACATTTTGTAATTCCTGTAAAATGTTATTATCTTTGTTCGTAATTTGTGATCTTTTTTTATAACTCTTCTCGCCAGAATCAATGGGACGTGAGGAAAAGGTTTCGGATTTTATTTCTGAAGAATTATTTTGTTCTTTAGATGTTTCCCTGGTAACATGATTTTTAGTCAAACTTGTTTGCCTTTTGCCTTTGGTTAAAGAACTGTTATCTTCAAACGTTTTCGCGAAGGTGTCTAAAGGTGTTAACTGTTCAGATTTTATTTGTTGAATGGAAGTTTGCATTTCATTTGTTTGACTCTCTGTATTAGATGCATTTTTTACTAAGTTAGTTTTCCTTTTACCGGATAGCAATGTTTTTTGTGATCTTTTAAGCATTTGAGTGTCATTAGAAAACTTCTCAAAGATATCTTGTGAGatattcaattttgttttaatagtttcttttttacttcGTAAATCTTCCGAATTTTTATTACCAAAGACATGTGAAGTCCTTTTGGAACTTTTGTTACATTTCATTACATTTGTCGTATTTAGATTCTGATCTGTTAAATCCGTTTGTTTCAAAGAATAATTGGATAATTTATTCAAGATTACAGGAGAATTGGACAATTTAGATATTGTAGTTTTGGCTTTACTTGGCATATCTTTTGAacttttgtttgcaatttttccTAATATTTTCGTAGCTTTATTTTCGTTTGAAGTTggtgaattattttttgtaacacGATTTTGAGTTAAtagtttaattctttttttacatgCTGTATTTGAATTTTCACTTAGCAGTTGAATACTTTTGTTAGAAACTAACGTACTACCACTTCTTTTAAGGGATTTTAATGGTAATTCTTTGATTTGTGGCTTAATTGTGGAAAAGGCTTCAACACCTCCCTTGTTTGAAACTAAAGTTCCGCAACTTCGTCTAAAAGATTTTGAATGCAAATCTTTGTCAATAGCCTTAATCGTTTTAGAgttcttatttaaatttgtatttaaatgaaCGTTAATGTGTTCAGATGGTGGCAAAGGgtctaacaaaattttgttagattTGGAAGGTTCTACTACTGCCTTGTTTAACTTTGCAGATTTTGTCGTATCTAAaggcaatatttttatattagcaTCGTGTACCTTTTTAGGTCTTCCCCTCTTTCTTTTCTGCTTAATGCTGTtgtctatttaataaaaatttaataaaaaattgttttatagaaaaatactcGAATGATTCcttaattcttataaaattggtTTCAAAAAAGTCTCAATAAATATAACtgtaactaaaattaaactagaaaTGATCAAATGTTAATGCAAGTTAGACACCGTCTAATGAGTTCTTCCCATTATCTAAAGTAAAGACTATgacctattctatagtcggaaatatagactaatctatagtgaagactctAAACTTCTCTATACCTAGTCTAGACTACACACTacttcataaataaaaatgtatatttttctcaCCTTCAGCAGTTTCATTAGCCTTTTccgcaacatttttatttt
Proteins encoded:
- the LOC111676981 gene encoding uncharacterized protein LOC111676981 isoform X2; amino-acid sequence: MYLDSNNAEDDIFEEVTTTDFSDQNKSCESVKRRTVVGPWKNVSEFNKVYDWLFGSEYSRESREKALSQIRVWNLRRSTLCPAAVLATSVIIEVQLKDIADNKFTNEELQTLYANAFTRFFNFMSSIMQSHNMRTMYQTAKELGLESFVVDLRHICAHGQVLPPLQVLRNTAEYCISWLHDYYWSAQRNTMCDTDAAHIRRKDKTQFDINISELFQIYDAALEGHLKGATNLKTLKRHLHGKRFNSLKEFYTENKLNSLQDAFDVIVQQLCVLVKRDLAIKDMSEIYVEAFLKMSYFFKLHETHTSDEDFISLINVTQSLFRMLAVYGFVEELFLSLIEITENSIADSSMRAGASYWAVQIAKGFHAFRQCKKMYKAELDANSTIKEAPHSNNDLTQISEGTRELLIYSGVDMKRTIIFGDHFRRPWVWVFERNFIEDRLEAVNEYTAPILKSLLPLIEPELNKTEINTFSTLIDCLFETNAEMEVNEKSTKDSNKIFTVSDLLQKLNNKDNDIEMEVDEENEIVTGDKIDDGAEVKYGIWTLMPDDETHDWKSCPLGRLPWE
- the LOC111676981 gene encoding uncharacterized protein LOC111676981 isoform X1 — its product is MYLDSNNAEDDIFEEVTTTDFSDQNKSCESVKRRTVVGPWKNVSEFNKVYDWLFGSEYSRESREKALSQIRVWNLRRSTLCPAAVLATSVIIEVQLKDIADNKFTNEELQTLYANAFTRFFNFMSSIMQSHNMRTMYQTAKELGLESFVVDLRHICAHGQVLPPLQVLRNTAEYCISWLHDYYWSAQRNTMCDTDAAHIRRKDKTQFDINISELFQIYDAALEGHLKGATNLKTLKRHLHGKRFNSLKEFYTENKLNSLQDAFDVIVQQLCVLVKRDLAIKDMSEIYVEAFLKMSYFFKLHETHTSDEDFISLINVTQSLFRMLAVYGFVEELFLSLIEITENSIADSSMRAGASYWAVQIAKGFHAFRQCKKMYKAELDANSTIKEAPHSNNDLTQISEGTRELLIYSGVDMKRTIIFGDHFRRPWVWVFERNFIEDRLEAVNEYTAPILKSLLPLIEPELNKTEINTFSTLIDCLFETNAEMEVNEKSTKDSNKIFTVSDLLQKLNNKDNDIEMEVDEENEIVTGDKIDDGAEVKYGIWTLMPDDETHDWKSCPLGRLPWE
- the LOC124420154 gene encoding uncharacterized protein LOC124420154 → MYLLNDSDATYCSKVEELLKAPTALRRSQRLSQKPKRRNDCFPWNNVRILKNGLCFKAKERKNSGNFAKNRASKSKKCTHDIFNTQVLGEEQVANNNVPLDLPNKSKVVKKQTFNGELDIFNVTPEVNSDKNKNVAEKANETAEDNSIKQKRKRGRPKKVHDANIKILPLDTTKSAKLNKAVVEPSKSNKILLDPLPPSEHINVHLNTNLNKNSKTIKAIDKDLHSKSFRRSCGTLVSNKGGVEAFSTIKPQIKELPLKSLKRSGSTLVSNKSIQLLSENSNTACKKRIKLLTQNRVTKNNSPTSNENKATKILGKIANKSSKDMPSKAKTTISKLSNSPVILNKLSNYSLKQTDLTDQNLNTTNVMKCNKSSKRTSHVFGNKNSEDLRSKKETIKTKLNISQDIFEKFSNDTQMLKRSQKTLLSGKRKTNLVKNASNTESQTNEMQTSIQQIKSEQLTPLDTFAKTFEDNSSLTKGKRQTSLTKNHVTRETSKEQNNSSEIKSETFSSRPIDSGEKSYKKRSQITNKDNNILQELQNVTNNFQTYVTAQKSSNKINKINISQNTCITRSSNKLPNEKTQQLETNTQSVAENLTLNKNYLKSFDKTNIATNHNVYEKTLPANILPTPDDSTQEFIAKKSLLPLNYPSHFKYQLPPETVLTHSSNEQFQPLNVITPDDTPAFELLESSSSSPSLPESLCKLFENKNIKDILNVDKVSYRLYDYHVQALALMLNLNLEYLHKILNKIMNIKPNVLKNIDKVLKIPFVADHDLFAATSEESWDSGEVVFNSQNSKKRRFSVIGERIGY